From a single Candidatus Schekmanbacteria bacterium genomic region:
- a CDS encoding molybdopterin-dependent oxidoreductase: MYGTCENHGSYKESFTLKRLKVIMSQKKDKYSILGRNTPRLDGALKASGRSEFTDDVYLPGMLAGKIVRSPYPRAKILNIDTSKALKLPGVKTIITHKDIDSFMVGPDEMLLCDDMTYYFGDEVAAVAAIDEDTAIEAAELIKVDYEPLPGIFSIEDALAKGAPIIHDYLEDNFADEIKMNFGDADKAFAESEMIREDEFVVNPTHSCFSEQHTVLADFSLPDQLTLWTPIQAPTLVQKGMSYNLKLKESNIRVINLNTGGAFCGRGADKPHHYIAAFLSRKSGKPVRIACTADEEFLVYRGGGTYKFKIRTGFMKDGTLKAIETDLLLDCGAYMETQFIVLHFIGFTSQMLYKLEASKYRGKLVYTNNPPYFFHHGTGMVAFRFAFGSQLDLIAKDLGMDPVELNLKNAVDKGYTTPSKIRYASCGLKECITKAAKKSSWKKKNGKLPPYKGIGIGCGVIRSGGKGMFTHDTSAVLLKVGEDGKVFLFTGLPDMGQGSHTTMAMIAAECLGIMTEDIKVLSGDTDITPLDIGAISQRGTFTTGNAVINACADVKKQLLKTASAKFSVPASAVIFKERKVYPKDAPDKAISFEDLVFETLYSQEGRFVMGRGFYNPPIEDINRTTHEGNSSLAYSFGSQIAEVEVDPETGIVKLVKMTVAHDVGFAINPLGVEGQMDGQVFSGMGQTIYEECVMDNGRVLNPTLLDYRTPRAYEMPEVDHIIVETIDPYGPFGAKEVGQGVIQCTTPAIANAVSNAIGYPIKELPITPERVLKAIRQKKTEQNKA; this comes from the coding sequence ATGTACGGGACATGTGAAAATCATGGAAGCTATAAAGAAAGTTTCACCTTAAAAAGGCTTAAGGTCATTATGAGTCAGAAAAAAGACAAATACAGTATTCTTGGCAGAAATACTCCAAGGCTTGACGGAGCATTGAAGGCAAGCGGCCGCTCTGAGTTCACCGATGATGTATATCTTCCGGGAATGCTGGCCGGAAAAATAGTGAGAAGCCCTTACCCGCGTGCAAAAATACTAAATATAGATACTTCAAAGGCACTTAAGCTTCCGGGTGTAAAAACAATCATCACCCATAAAGACATAGACAGTTTCATGGTCGGCCCTGACGAGATGCTTCTCTGCGATGACATGACATATTATTTCGGCGATGAAGTGGCGGCTGTGGCAGCCATTGACGAGGATACTGCCATCGAGGCGGCAGAGCTGATAAAAGTCGATTACGAACCTCTGCCTGGAATCTTTTCAATTGAAGATGCCCTGGCAAAAGGCGCACCCATAATCCATGATTATCTTGAAGACAATTTTGCTGACGAGATAAAAATGAACTTCGGCGATGCGGACAAGGCATTTGCCGAATCTGAAATGATAAGGGAAGACGAGTTCGTGGTAAATCCCACGCACAGTTGTTTTTCAGAACAGCACACAGTACTTGCTGATTTTTCGCTTCCTGACCAGCTCACATTATGGACTCCCATTCAGGCACCAACTCTTGTCCAGAAGGGAATGTCCTATAATCTCAAACTCAAGGAAAGCAATATCAGGGTAATCAATCTCAACACTGGAGGAGCTTTCTGCGGCAGAGGCGCTGACAAACCCCATCACTATATAGCTGCATTCCTTTCAAGAAAGTCGGGCAAACCTGTAAGGATAGCATGCACAGCCGATGAGGAATTCCTTGTTTACAGGGGCGGCGGTACATACAAGTTCAAGATCCGCACAGGGTTCATGAAAGATGGGACACTTAAAGCCATTGAGACAGACCTTCTGCTTGACTGCGGCGCTTACATGGAAACCCAGTTCATAGTCCTTCATTTCATTGGTTTCACATCCCAGATGCTCTATAAGCTTGAAGCCTCAAAATACAGGGGAAAGCTCGTATATACCAACAATCCGCCATATTTCTTCCATCATGGCACAGGCATGGTGGCATTCAGATTCGCATTCGGCTCACAGCTTGACCTGATAGCAAAAGACCTTGGTATGGATCCGGTGGAACTCAACCTTAAGAATGCAGTAGACAAGGGTTACACTACACCTAGCAAGATTCGCTATGCAAGCTGCGGCCTTAAAGAGTGCATTACAAAGGCGGCAAAGAAATCAAGCTGGAAGAAAAAAAATGGGAAGCTTCCCCCTTACAAGGGAATAGGAATAGGATGCGGAGTCATCAGGTCAGGCGGAAAAGGAATGTTCACACATGACACATCGGCAGTGCTATTAAAGGTCGGTGAAGACGGAAAGGTTTTTCTTTTTACCGGACTGCCAGACATGGGTCAGGGTTCCCATACTACGATGGCAATGATAGCCGCAGAATGCCTTGGAATAATGACGGAAGACATCAAGGTATTGTCAGGCGACACTGATATCACTCCGCTTGACATAGGAGCGATTTCCCAGAGAGGTACGTTTACGACAGGAAATGCAGTGATAAATGCATGCGCAGATGTAAAGAAGCAGCTCTTAAAAACTGCGTCTGCAAAATTCTCCGTTCCTGCATCTGCCGTTATTTTCAAAGAGAGGAAAGTATATCCGAAAGACGCTCCTGACAAGGCAATATCATTCGAGGATCTGGTTTTTGAAACCCTCTATTCCCAGGAGGGAAGGTTTGTTATGGGAAGAGGATTTTATAACCCGCCCATTGAAGACATAAACCGTACCACCCATGAAGGGAATTCCTCACTTGCATACTCTTTCGGTTCCCAGATCGCAGAGGTGGAAGTTGATCCTGAAACAGGGATCGTGAAACTCGTAAAAATGACAGTTGCCCATGACGTGGGCTTTGCAATAAATCCGCTTGGAGTAGAAGGACAGATGGATGGACAGGTTTTCAGCGGAATGGGTCAGACTATATATGAAGAATGTGTAATGGATAACGGGCGGGTCCTTAATCCGACACTATTGGATTACAGGACGCCACGCGCATATGAAATGCCTGAAGTAGACCATATTATTGTTGAGACCATAGACCCTTACGGACCTTTCGGAGCAAAAGAAGTCGGTCAGGGAGTAATCCAGTGTACTACGCCTGCAATCGCAAATGCAGTTTCCAATGCCATCGGATATCCGATAAAAGAACTTCCTATCACACCGGAAAGAGTATTAAAGGCTATCAGGCAAAAAAAGACAGAGCAGAATAAAGCCTGA
- a CDS encoding (2Fe-2S)-binding protein, translating to MKQIISLNVNGDSFEVTVSPWDTLLDVLRDGLRLTGTKKGCGIGTCGVCTVIADGKAILSCLTLAIECVGKTITTIEGISNNEALHPVQKSFIENGAIQCGFCTPGIVMTAKALLDENPKPSDDEIKEALAGTFCRCTGHVKIMEAIKKVSP from the coding sequence TTGAAACAGATAATATCGCTCAATGTCAATGGGGACAGCTTCGAAGTCACAGTTTCGCCATGGGACACTCTGCTCGATGTATTAAGAGATGGGCTAAGGCTTACCGGCACAAAAAAAGGCTGCGGGATAGGAACCTGCGGAGTCTGCACTGTAATTGCTGACGGCAAAGCCATACTTTCCTGTCTTACCTTGGCTATCGAATGTGTTGGAAAAACCATTACTACTATAGAAGGTATTTCAAACAACGAAGCGCTTCATCCTGTACAGAAGTCGTTCATAGAGAACGGAGCCATTCAATGCGGGTTTTGCACGCCGGGTATCGTGATGACGGCAAAAGCGCTCCTCGATGAAAACCCAAAACCCTCAGATGACGAGATAAAGGAAGCATTGGCAGGAACATTCTGCAGATGTACGGGACATGTGAAAATCATGGAAGCTATAAAGAAAGTTTCACCTTAA
- a CDS encoding FAD binding domain-containing protein yields MRLPRFEYIKPASIEEAVNALELNSQSINQASNQSKILAGGTDLLVSMKQRIIRPATIIGIKSIPELNSISQENGSIKIGAAATLSEIAANELIKEKLPMFCKAVKSVASKHLRNAATIGGNICLDTRCWYFNQSQLWRDSRGLCHKTGASLCHEIKNSDRCHAINNSDTAPALITLDAKVILKKKGGEREIALKDFFKDNGSSHTTIEKNEILTSITIPVKNDDSHSTFIKVSLRKGIDFSIGSIAASISRDGNKISDIRIVIGSIVSAPVLLQKTSSIIMSAGLTEQSIAEASKTAASELGALTNLFTQSGYKRQLAESMTARALTELKEKIKGKGRGKI; encoded by the coding sequence GTGCGTTTACCCCGTTTTGAATATATAAAGCCAGCATCGATTGAAGAAGCAGTAAATGCATTAGAGCTAAACAGCCAGTCTATCAATCAAGCAAGCAACCAATCAAAGATACTCGCGGGAGGCACAGACCTTCTCGTAAGCATGAAGCAGAGGATAATCCGCCCCGCCACAATAATAGGAATAAAATCAATTCCTGAGCTTAATTCTATCAGTCAGGAAAACGGCAGTATAAAAATTGGAGCTGCTGCCACACTTTCAGAAATTGCTGCAAACGAACTGATAAAAGAAAAACTTCCGATGTTTTGCAAAGCAGTCAAATCAGTTGCATCAAAGCATCTCAGAAATGCGGCAACCATAGGAGGCAACATCTGTCTTGATACAAGGTGCTGGTATTTTAACCAATCCCAGCTCTGGAGAGACAGCAGAGGATTATGCCATAAAACAGGCGCCTCTCTTTGCCATGAGATAAAGAACTCAGACCGGTGCCATGCAATAAATAATTCAGACACAGCTCCTGCCCTTATTACACTTGATGCAAAAGTGATTTTAAAGAAAAAGGGAGGAGAAAGGGAAATAGCCTTAAAGGATTTTTTTAAAGACAACGGAAGCAGCCACACAACAATAGAAAAGAATGAGATTCTTACTTCAATAACAATCCCTGTAAAGAATGATGACAGTCATTCAACCTTCATTAAAGTCAGCCTAAGGAAGGGAATTGATTTCTCAATCGGAAGCATCGCAGCATCCATATCCAGAGATGGGAATAAAATTTCAGATATCAGGATTGTAATTGGTTCAATTGTCTCCGCACCTGTCCTGCTTCAAAAGACATCTTCAATAATAATGAGCGCTGGATTAACAGAGCAGTCAATTGCAGAAGCTTCCAAAACCGCAGCTTCAGAGCTTGGAGCTCTAACAAACCTGTTTACCCAGTCCGGATATAAGAGACAGTTGGCAGAAAGCATGACAGCCCGGGCACTGACTGAACTTAAGGAAAAAATCAAAGGCAAAGGGAGAGGGAAGATTTGA